A window of the Pongo abelii isolate AG06213 chromosome 10, NHGRI_mPonAbe1-v2.0_pri, whole genome shotgun sequence genome harbors these coding sequences:
- the TCTN1 gene encoding tectonic-1 isoform X3, which produces MRPRGLPPLLVVLLGCWASVSAQTEATPAVTTEGLNSTEAALATFGTSPSTRPPGTPRAPGPSSGPRPTPVTDVAALCVCDLSPAQCDVNCCCDPDCSSMDFSVFSACSVPVVTGDSQFCSQKAVIYSLNFTANPPQRVFKLVDQINPSVFCIHITNYKPALSFINPEVPDENNFDTLMKTSDGFTLNAESYISFTTKLDIPTAAKYEYGVPLQTSDSFLRFPLSLTSSLCTDDNPAAFLVNQAVKCTRKINLEQCEEIEALSMAFYSSPEILRVPDSRTKVPITVQSIIIQSLNKTLTRREDTDVLQPTLINAGHFSLCMNVVLEVKYSLTYTDAGEVTKADLSFLLGTVSSVVVPLQQKFEIHFLQENTKPVPLSGNPGYVVGLPLAAGFQPHKGGALPCQLVAQKVKSLLWGRFPDYVAPFGNSQAQDMLDWVPIHFITQSFNRKHFVLQDSCQLPGALVIEVKWTKYGSLLNPQAKIVNVTANLISSSFPEANSGNERTILISTAVTFVDVSAPAEAGFRAPPAINARLPFNFFFPFV; this is translated from the exons ATGAGGCCGCGAGGTCTCCCGCCGCTCCTGGTGGTGCTCCTGGGCTGCTGGGCCTCCGTGAGCGCCCAGACCGAGGCCACCCCGGCGGTGACGACAGAGGGCCTCAACTCCACCGAGGCAGCCCTGGCCACTTTCGGAACTTCCCCGTCGACCAGGCCCCCCGGGACTCCCAGGGCTCCAGGGCCCTCCTCGGGCCCCAGGCCTACCCCGGTCACGGACG TTGctgctctgtgtgtctgtgactTATCCCCAGCACAGTGTGACGTCAACTGCTGCTGTGATCCCGACTGCAGCTCCATGGATTTCAGTGTCTTTTCTGCCTGCTCAGTTCCAGTTGTCAC gggCGACAGCCAGTTTTGTAGTCAAAAAGCGGTCATCTATTCATTGAATTTTACAGCAAACCCACCTCAAAGAGTATTTAAACTTGTTGACCAGATTAATCCATCTGTGTTCTGCATTCATATTACAAACT ataaacctgCATTATCCTTTATTAATCCGGAAGTACCTGATGAAAACAATTTTGATACACTGATGAaaacatctgatggttttacattGAATGCTGAATCATATATTTCCTTCACAACCAAACTGGATATTCCTACTGCTGCTAAATATGAG TATGGGGTTCCTCTGCAGACTTCAGATTCGTTTCTGAGATTTCCTTTGTCCCTAACATCATCTCTGTGCACTGATGATAACCCTGCAG CGTTTCTGGTGAACCAGGCTGTTAAGTGcaccagaaaaataaatttagaacagTGTGAAGAAATTGAAGCCCTCAGCATGGCTTTTTACAGCAGCCCGGAAATTCTGAGG GTACCTGATTCAAGAACAAAG GTCCCTATCACTGTTCAGTCCATCATCATTCAGTCTCTAAATAAAACGCTCACCCGACGGGAAGACACTGATGTGCTGCAGCCGACTCTCATCAACGCTGGACACTTTAGCCTTTGCATGAATGTTGTTCTTGAG GTAAAGTACAGCCTCACATACACAGATGCGGGTGAAGTCACCAAAGCTGATCTCTCATTCCTTCTGGGGACAGTTAGCAGCGTAGTGGTCCCACTGCAGCAAAAgtttgaaattcattttcttcAG GAAAATACCAAGCCAGTccctctcagtggaaaccctgGTTATGTCGTGGGGCTCCCATTAGCTGCTGGATTCCAGCCTCATAAGGG TGGAGCTCTCCCGTGTCAGCTCGTAGCACAGAAGGTGAAGAGCCTGCTGTGGGGCCGCTTCCCAGATTACGTGGCCCCTTTTGGAAATTCCCAGGCCCAGGACATGCTGGACTGGGTGCCCATCCACTTCATCACCCAGTCATTCAACAGGAAG CATTTTGTTTTGCAGGATTCCTGCCAGCTGCCAGGGGCTTTGGTTATAGAAGTGAAGTGGACTAAATACGGATCCTTGCTGAATCCACAGGCCAAAATAGTCAATGTAACTGCAAATCTAATTTCATCCTCCTTTCCTGAG GCCAACTCAGGAAATGAAAGGACGATTCTTATTTCCACTGCGGTTACTTTTGTGGATGTGTCTGCACCTGCAGAGGCAGGCTTCAGAGCTCCGCCAGCCATCAATGCCAGGCTGCCCTTTAACTTCTTCTTCCCGTTTGTTTGA
- the TCTN1 gene encoding tectonic-1 isoform X5 yields MRPRGLPPLLVVLLGCWASVSAQTEATPAVTTEGLNSTEAALATFGTSPSTRPPGTPRAPGPSSGPRPTPVTDVAALCVCDLSPAQCDVNCCCDPDCSSMDFSVFSACSVPVVTGDSQFCSQKAVIYSLNFTANPPQRVFKLVDQINPSVFCIHITNYKPALSFINPEVPDENNFDTLMKTSDGFTLNAESYISFTTKLDIPTAAKYEYGVPLQTSDSFLRFPLSLTSSLCTDDNPAAFLVNQAVKCTRKINLEQCEEIEALSMAFYSSPEILRVPDSRTKVPITVQSIIIQSLNKTLTRREDTDVLQPTLINAGHFSLCMNVVLEVKYSLTYTDAGEVTKADLSFLLGTVSSVVVPLQQKFEIHFLQENTKPVPLSGNPGYVVGLPLAAGFQPHKGGALPCQLVAQKVKSLLWGRFPDYVAPFGNSQAQDMLDWVPIHFITQSFNRKDSCQLPGALVIEVKWTKYGSLLNPQAKIVNVTANLISSSFPEANSGNERTILISTAVTFVDVSAPAEAGFRAPPAINARLPFNFFFPFV; encoded by the exons ATGAGGCCGCGAGGTCTCCCGCCGCTCCTGGTGGTGCTCCTGGGCTGCTGGGCCTCCGTGAGCGCCCAGACCGAGGCCACCCCGGCGGTGACGACAGAGGGCCTCAACTCCACCGAGGCAGCCCTGGCCACTTTCGGAACTTCCCCGTCGACCAGGCCCCCCGGGACTCCCAGGGCTCCAGGGCCCTCCTCGGGCCCCAGGCCTACCCCGGTCACGGACG TTGctgctctgtgtgtctgtgactTATCCCCAGCACAGTGTGACGTCAACTGCTGCTGTGATCCCGACTGCAGCTCCATGGATTTCAGTGTCTTTTCTGCCTGCTCAGTTCCAGTTGTCAC gggCGACAGCCAGTTTTGTAGTCAAAAAGCGGTCATCTATTCATTGAATTTTACAGCAAACCCACCTCAAAGAGTATTTAAACTTGTTGACCAGATTAATCCATCTGTGTTCTGCATTCATATTACAAACT ataaacctgCATTATCCTTTATTAATCCGGAAGTACCTGATGAAAACAATTTTGATACACTGATGAaaacatctgatggttttacattGAATGCTGAATCATATATTTCCTTCACAACCAAACTGGATATTCCTACTGCTGCTAAATATGAG TATGGGGTTCCTCTGCAGACTTCAGATTCGTTTCTGAGATTTCCTTTGTCCCTAACATCATCTCTGTGCACTGATGATAACCCTGCAG CGTTTCTGGTGAACCAGGCTGTTAAGTGcaccagaaaaataaatttagaacagTGTGAAGAAATTGAAGCCCTCAGCATGGCTTTTTACAGCAGCCCGGAAATTCTGAGG GTACCTGATTCAAGAACAAAG GTCCCTATCACTGTTCAGTCCATCATCATTCAGTCTCTAAATAAAACGCTCACCCGACGGGAAGACACTGATGTGCTGCAGCCGACTCTCATCAACGCTGGACACTTTAGCCTTTGCATGAATGTTGTTCTTGAG GTAAAGTACAGCCTCACATACACAGATGCGGGTGAAGTCACCAAAGCTGATCTCTCATTCCTTCTGGGGACAGTTAGCAGCGTAGTGGTCCCACTGCAGCAAAAgtttgaaattcattttcttcAG GAAAATACCAAGCCAGTccctctcagtggaaaccctgGTTATGTCGTGGGGCTCCCATTAGCTGCTGGATTCCAGCCTCATAAGGG TGGAGCTCTCCCGTGTCAGCTCGTAGCACAGAAGGTGAAGAGCCTGCTGTGGGGCCGCTTCCCAGATTACGTGGCCCCTTTTGGAAATTCCCAGGCCCAGGACATGCTGGACTGGGTGCCCATCCACTTCATCACCCAGTCATTCAACAGGAAG GATTCCTGCCAGCTGCCAGGGGCTTTGGTTATAGAAGTGAAGTGGACTAAATACGGATCCTTGCTGAATCCACAGGCCAAAATAGTCAATGTAACTGCAAATCTAATTTCATCCTCCTTTCCTGAG GCCAACTCAGGAAATGAAAGGACGATTCTTATTTCCACTGCGGTTACTTTTGTGGATGTGTCTGCACCTGCAGAGGCAGGCTTCAGAGCTCCGCCAGCCATCAATGCCAGGCTGCCCTTTAACTTCTTCTTCCCGTTTGTTTGA
- the TCTN1 gene encoding tectonic-1 isoform X1, whose amino-acid sequence MRPRGLPPLLVVLLGCWASVSAQTEATPAVTTEGLNSTEAALATFGTSPSTRPPGTPRAPGPSSGPRPTPVTDVAALCVCDLSPAQCDVNCCCDPDCSSMDFSVFSACSVPVVTGDSQFCSQKAVIYSLNFTANPPQRVFKLVDQINPSVFCIHITNYKPALSFINPEVPDENNFDTLMKTSDGFTLNAESYISFTTKLDIPTAAKYEYGVPLQTSDSFLRFPLSLTSSLCTDDNPAAFLVNQAVKCTRKINLEQCEEIEALSMAFYSSPEILRVPDSRTKVPITVQSIIIQSLNKTLTRREDTDVLQPTLINAGHFSLCMNVVLEVKYSLTYTDAGEVTKADLSFLLGTVSSVVVPLQQKFEIHFLQENTKPVPLSGNPGYVVGLPLAAGFQPHKGSGIIQTTNRYGQLTILHSTTEQDCLALEGVRTPVLFGYTMQSGCKLRLTGALPCQLVAQKVKSLLWGRFPDYVAPFGNSQAQDMLDWVPIHFITQSFNRKHFVLQDSCQLPGALVIEVKWTKYGSLLNPQAKIVNVTANLISSSFPEANSGNERTILISTAVTFVDVSAPAEAGFRAPPAINARLPFNFFFPFV is encoded by the exons ATGAGGCCGCGAGGTCTCCCGCCGCTCCTGGTGGTGCTCCTGGGCTGCTGGGCCTCCGTGAGCGCCCAGACCGAGGCCACCCCGGCGGTGACGACAGAGGGCCTCAACTCCACCGAGGCAGCCCTGGCCACTTTCGGAACTTCCCCGTCGACCAGGCCCCCCGGGACTCCCAGGGCTCCAGGGCCCTCCTCGGGCCCCAGGCCTACCCCGGTCACGGACG TTGctgctctgtgtgtctgtgactTATCCCCAGCACAGTGTGACGTCAACTGCTGCTGTGATCCCGACTGCAGCTCCATGGATTTCAGTGTCTTTTCTGCCTGCTCAGTTCCAGTTGTCAC gggCGACAGCCAGTTTTGTAGTCAAAAAGCGGTCATCTATTCATTGAATTTTACAGCAAACCCACCTCAAAGAGTATTTAAACTTGTTGACCAGATTAATCCATCTGTGTTCTGCATTCATATTACAAACT ataaacctgCATTATCCTTTATTAATCCGGAAGTACCTGATGAAAACAATTTTGATACACTGATGAaaacatctgatggttttacattGAATGCTGAATCATATATTTCCTTCACAACCAAACTGGATATTCCTACTGCTGCTAAATATGAG TATGGGGTTCCTCTGCAGACTTCAGATTCGTTTCTGAGATTTCCTTTGTCCCTAACATCATCTCTGTGCACTGATGATAACCCTGCAG CGTTTCTGGTGAACCAGGCTGTTAAGTGcaccagaaaaataaatttagaacagTGTGAAGAAATTGAAGCCCTCAGCATGGCTTTTTACAGCAGCCCGGAAATTCTGAGG GTACCTGATTCAAGAACAAAG GTCCCTATCACTGTTCAGTCCATCATCATTCAGTCTCTAAATAAAACGCTCACCCGACGGGAAGACACTGATGTGCTGCAGCCGACTCTCATCAACGCTGGACACTTTAGCCTTTGCATGAATGTTGTTCTTGAG GTAAAGTACAGCCTCACATACACAGATGCGGGTGAAGTCACCAAAGCTGATCTCTCATTCCTTCTGGGGACAGTTAGCAGCGTAGTGGTCCCACTGCAGCAAAAgtttgaaattcattttcttcAG GAAAATACCAAGCCAGTccctctcagtggaaaccctgGTTATGTCGTGGGGCTCCCATTAGCTGCTGGATTCCAGCCTCATAAGGG ATCTGGGATTATTCAGACCACAAATAGATACGGACAGCTTACTATTCTTCATAGCACAACTGAGCAAGACTGCTTAGCACTGGAGGGGGTCCGGACCCCAGTATTATTTGGTTACACTATGCAATCTGGCTGTAAACTAAG ACTGACTGGAGCTCTCCCGTGTCAGCTCGTAGCACAGAAGGTGAAGAGCCTGCTGTGGGGCCGCTTCCCAGATTACGTGGCCCCTTTTGGAAATTCCCAGGCCCAGGACATGCTGGACTGGGTGCCCATCCACTTCATCACCCAGTCATTCAACAGGAAG CATTTTGTTTTGCAGGATTCCTGCCAGCTGCCAGGGGCTTTGGTTATAGAAGTGAAGTGGACTAAATACGGATCCTTGCTGAATCCACAGGCCAAAATAGTCAATGTAACTGCAAATCTAATTTCATCCTCCTTTCCTGAG GCCAACTCAGGAAATGAAAGGACGATTCTTATTTCCACTGCGGTTACTTTTGTGGATGTGTCTGCACCTGCAGAGGCAGGCTTCAGAGCTCCGCCAGCCATCAATGCCAGGCTGCCCTTTAACTTCTTCTTCCCGTTTGTTTGA
- the TCTN1 gene encoding tectonic-1 isoform X8, translated as MRPRGLPPLLVVLLGCWASVSAQTEATPAVTTEGLNSTEAALATFGTSPSTRPPGTPRAPGPSSGPRPTPVTDVAALCVCDLSPAQCDVNCCCDPDCSSMDFSVFSACSVPVVTGDSQFCSQKAVIYSLNFTANPPQRVFKLVDQINPSVFCIHITNYKPALSFINPEVPDENNFDTLMKTSDGFTLNAESYISFTTKLDIPTAAKYEYGVPLQTSDSFLRFPLSLTSSLCTDDNPAAFLVNQAVKCTRKINLEQCEEIEALSMAFYSSPEILRVFTLQVPITVQSIIIQSLNKTLTRREDTDVLQPTLINAGHFSLCMNVVLEVKYSLTYTDAGEVTKADLSFLLGTVSSVVVPLQQKFEIHFLQTDWSSPVSARSTEGEEPAVGPLPRLRGPFWKFPGPGHAGLGAHPLHHPVIQQEGKGEKHFVLQDSCQLPGALVIEVKWTKYGSLLNPQAKIVNVTANLISSSFPEANSGNERTILISTAVTFVDVSAPAEAGFRAPPAINARLPFNFFFPFV; from the exons ATGAGGCCGCGAGGTCTCCCGCCGCTCCTGGTGGTGCTCCTGGGCTGCTGGGCCTCCGTGAGCGCCCAGACCGAGGCCACCCCGGCGGTGACGACAGAGGGCCTCAACTCCACCGAGGCAGCCCTGGCCACTTTCGGAACTTCCCCGTCGACCAGGCCCCCCGGGACTCCCAGGGCTCCAGGGCCCTCCTCGGGCCCCAGGCCTACCCCGGTCACGGACG TTGctgctctgtgtgtctgtgactTATCCCCAGCACAGTGTGACGTCAACTGCTGCTGTGATCCCGACTGCAGCTCCATGGATTTCAGTGTCTTTTCTGCCTGCTCAGTTCCAGTTGTCAC gggCGACAGCCAGTTTTGTAGTCAAAAAGCGGTCATCTATTCATTGAATTTTACAGCAAACCCACCTCAAAGAGTATTTAAACTTGTTGACCAGATTAATCCATCTGTGTTCTGCATTCATATTACAAACT ataaacctgCATTATCCTTTATTAATCCGGAAGTACCTGATGAAAACAATTTTGATACACTGATGAaaacatctgatggttttacattGAATGCTGAATCATATATTTCCTTCACAACCAAACTGGATATTCCTACTGCTGCTAAATATGAG TATGGGGTTCCTCTGCAGACTTCAGATTCGTTTCTGAGATTTCCTTTGTCCCTAACATCATCTCTGTGCACTGATGATAACCCTGCAG CGTTTCTGGTGAACCAGGCTGTTAAGTGcaccagaaaaataaatttagaacagTGTGAAGAAATTGAAGCCCTCAGCATGGCTTTTTACAGCAGCCCGGAAATTCTGAGG GTCTTCACTCTGCAGGTCCCTATCACTGTTCAGTCCATCATCATTCAGTCTCTAAATAAAACGCTCACCCGACGGGAAGACACTGATGTGCTGCAGCCGACTCTCATCAACGCTGGACACTTTAGCCTTTGCATGAATGTTGTTCTTGAG GTAAAGTACAGCCTCACATACACAGATGCGGGTGAAGTCACCAAAGCTGATCTCTCATTCCTTCTGGGGACAGTTAGCAGCGTAGTGGTCCCACTGCAGCAAAAgtttgaaattcattttcttcAG ACTGACTGGAGCTCTCCCGTGTCAGCTCGTAGCACAGAAGGTGAAGAGCCTGCTGTGGGGCCGCTTCCCAGATTACGTGGCCCCTTTTGGAAATTCCCAGGCCCAGGACATGCTGGACTGGGTGCCCATCCACTTCATCACCCAGTCATTCAACAGGAAGGTAAAGGGGAGAAG CATTTTGTTTTGCAGGATTCCTGCCAGCTGCCAGGGGCTTTGGTTATAGAAGTGAAGTGGACTAAATACGGATCCTTGCTGAATCCACAGGCCAAAATAGTCAATGTAACTGCAAATCTAATTTCATCCTCCTTTCCTGAG GCCAACTCAGGAAATGAAAGGACGATTCTTATTTCCACTGCGGTTACTTTTGTGGATGTGTCTGCACCTGCAGAGGCAGGCTTCAGAGCTCCGCCAGCCATCAATGCCAGGCTGCCCTTTAACTTCTTCTTCCCGTTTGTTTGA
- the TCTN1 gene encoding tectonic-1 isoform X10 — MRPRGLPPLLVVLLGCWASVSAQTEATPAVTTEGLNSTEAALATFGTSPSTRPPGTPRAPGPSSGPRPTPVTDVAALCVCDLSPAQCDVNCCCDPDCSSMDFSVFSACSVPVVTGDSQFCSQKAVIYSLNFTANPPQRVFKLVDQINPSVFCIHITNYKPALSFINPEVPDENNFDTLMKTSDGFTLNAESYISFTTKLDIPTAAKYEYGVPLQTSDSFLRFPLSLTSSLCTDDNPAAFLVNQAVKCTRKINLEQCEEIEALSMAFYSSPEILRVFTLQVPITVQSIIIQSLNKTLTRREDTDVLQPTLINAGHFSLCMNVVLEVKYSLTYTDAGEVTKADLSFLLGTVSSVVVPLQQKFEIHFLQTDWSSPVSARSTEGEEPAVGPLPRLRGPFWKFPGPGHAGLGAHPLHHPVIQQEGKGEKDSCQLPGALVIEVKWTKYGSLLNPQAKIVNVTANLISSSFPEANSGNERTILISTAVTFVDVSAPAEAGFRAPPAINARLPFNFFFPFV; from the exons ATGAGGCCGCGAGGTCTCCCGCCGCTCCTGGTGGTGCTCCTGGGCTGCTGGGCCTCCGTGAGCGCCCAGACCGAGGCCACCCCGGCGGTGACGACAGAGGGCCTCAACTCCACCGAGGCAGCCCTGGCCACTTTCGGAACTTCCCCGTCGACCAGGCCCCCCGGGACTCCCAGGGCTCCAGGGCCCTCCTCGGGCCCCAGGCCTACCCCGGTCACGGACG TTGctgctctgtgtgtctgtgactTATCCCCAGCACAGTGTGACGTCAACTGCTGCTGTGATCCCGACTGCAGCTCCATGGATTTCAGTGTCTTTTCTGCCTGCTCAGTTCCAGTTGTCAC gggCGACAGCCAGTTTTGTAGTCAAAAAGCGGTCATCTATTCATTGAATTTTACAGCAAACCCACCTCAAAGAGTATTTAAACTTGTTGACCAGATTAATCCATCTGTGTTCTGCATTCATATTACAAACT ataaacctgCATTATCCTTTATTAATCCGGAAGTACCTGATGAAAACAATTTTGATACACTGATGAaaacatctgatggttttacattGAATGCTGAATCATATATTTCCTTCACAACCAAACTGGATATTCCTACTGCTGCTAAATATGAG TATGGGGTTCCTCTGCAGACTTCAGATTCGTTTCTGAGATTTCCTTTGTCCCTAACATCATCTCTGTGCACTGATGATAACCCTGCAG CGTTTCTGGTGAACCAGGCTGTTAAGTGcaccagaaaaataaatttagaacagTGTGAAGAAATTGAAGCCCTCAGCATGGCTTTTTACAGCAGCCCGGAAATTCTGAGG GTCTTCACTCTGCAGGTCCCTATCACTGTTCAGTCCATCATCATTCAGTCTCTAAATAAAACGCTCACCCGACGGGAAGACACTGATGTGCTGCAGCCGACTCTCATCAACGCTGGACACTTTAGCCTTTGCATGAATGTTGTTCTTGAG GTAAAGTACAGCCTCACATACACAGATGCGGGTGAAGTCACCAAAGCTGATCTCTCATTCCTTCTGGGGACAGTTAGCAGCGTAGTGGTCCCACTGCAGCAAAAgtttgaaattcattttcttcAG ACTGACTGGAGCTCTCCCGTGTCAGCTCGTAGCACAGAAGGTGAAGAGCCTGCTGTGGGGCCGCTTCCCAGATTACGTGGCCCCTTTTGGAAATTCCCAGGCCCAGGACATGCTGGACTGGGTGCCCATCCACTTCATCACCCAGTCATTCAACAGGAAGGTAAAGGGGAGAAG GATTCCTGCCAGCTGCCAGGGGCTTTGGTTATAGAAGTGAAGTGGACTAAATACGGATCCTTGCTGAATCCACAGGCCAAAATAGTCAATGTAACTGCAAATCTAATTTCATCCTCCTTTCCTGAG GCCAACTCAGGAAATGAAAGGACGATTCTTATTTCCACTGCGGTTACTTTTGTGGATGTGTCTGCACCTGCAGAGGCAGGCTTCAGAGCTCCGCCAGCCATCAATGCCAGGCTGCCCTTTAACTTCTTCTTCCCGTTTGTTTGA
- the TCTN1 gene encoding tectonic-1 isoform X7: MRPRGLPPLLVVLLGCWASVSAQTEATPAVTTEGLNSTEAALATFGTSPSTRPPGTPRAPGPSSGPRPTPVTDVAALCVCDLSPAQCDVNCCCDPDCSSMDFSVFSACSVPVVTGDSQFCSQKAVIYSLNFTANPPQRVFKLVDQINPSVFCIHITNYKPALSFINPEVPDENNFDTLMKTSDGFTLNAESYISFTTKLDIPTAAKYEYGVPLQTSDSFLRFPLSLTSSLCTDDNPAAFLVNQAVKCTRKINLEQCEEIEALSMAFYSSPEILRVPDSRTKVPITVQSIIIQSLNKTLTRREDTDVLQPTLINAGHFSLCMNVVLEVKYSLTYTDAGEVTKADLSFLLGTVSSVVVPLQQKFEIHFLQTDWSSPVSARSTEGEEPAVGPLPRLRGPFWKFPGPGHAGLGAHPLHHPVIQQEGKGEKHFVLQDSCQLPGALVIEVKWTKYGSLLNPQAKIVNVTANLISSSFPEANSGNERTILISTAVTFVDVSAPAEAGFRAPPAINARLPFNFFFPFV; this comes from the exons ATGAGGCCGCGAGGTCTCCCGCCGCTCCTGGTGGTGCTCCTGGGCTGCTGGGCCTCCGTGAGCGCCCAGACCGAGGCCACCCCGGCGGTGACGACAGAGGGCCTCAACTCCACCGAGGCAGCCCTGGCCACTTTCGGAACTTCCCCGTCGACCAGGCCCCCCGGGACTCCCAGGGCTCCAGGGCCCTCCTCGGGCCCCAGGCCTACCCCGGTCACGGACG TTGctgctctgtgtgtctgtgactTATCCCCAGCACAGTGTGACGTCAACTGCTGCTGTGATCCCGACTGCAGCTCCATGGATTTCAGTGTCTTTTCTGCCTGCTCAGTTCCAGTTGTCAC gggCGACAGCCAGTTTTGTAGTCAAAAAGCGGTCATCTATTCATTGAATTTTACAGCAAACCCACCTCAAAGAGTATTTAAACTTGTTGACCAGATTAATCCATCTGTGTTCTGCATTCATATTACAAACT ataaacctgCATTATCCTTTATTAATCCGGAAGTACCTGATGAAAACAATTTTGATACACTGATGAaaacatctgatggttttacattGAATGCTGAATCATATATTTCCTTCACAACCAAACTGGATATTCCTACTGCTGCTAAATATGAG TATGGGGTTCCTCTGCAGACTTCAGATTCGTTTCTGAGATTTCCTTTGTCCCTAACATCATCTCTGTGCACTGATGATAACCCTGCAG CGTTTCTGGTGAACCAGGCTGTTAAGTGcaccagaaaaataaatttagaacagTGTGAAGAAATTGAAGCCCTCAGCATGGCTTTTTACAGCAGCCCGGAAATTCTGAGG GTACCTGATTCAAGAACAAAG GTCCCTATCACTGTTCAGTCCATCATCATTCAGTCTCTAAATAAAACGCTCACCCGACGGGAAGACACTGATGTGCTGCAGCCGACTCTCATCAACGCTGGACACTTTAGCCTTTGCATGAATGTTGTTCTTGAG GTAAAGTACAGCCTCACATACACAGATGCGGGTGAAGTCACCAAAGCTGATCTCTCATTCCTTCTGGGGACAGTTAGCAGCGTAGTGGTCCCACTGCAGCAAAAgtttgaaattcattttcttcAG ACTGACTGGAGCTCTCCCGTGTCAGCTCGTAGCACAGAAGGTGAAGAGCCTGCTGTGGGGCCGCTTCCCAGATTACGTGGCCCCTTTTGGAAATTCCCAGGCCCAGGACATGCTGGACTGGGTGCCCATCCACTTCATCACCCAGTCATTCAACAGGAAGGTAAAGGGGAGAAG CATTTTGTTTTGCAGGATTCCTGCCAGCTGCCAGGGGCTTTGGTTATAGAAGTGAAGTGGACTAAATACGGATCCTTGCTGAATCCACAGGCCAAAATAGTCAATGTAACTGCAAATCTAATTTCATCCTCCTTTCCTGAG GCCAACTCAGGAAATGAAAGGACGATTCTTATTTCCACTGCGGTTACTTTTGTGGATGTGTCTGCACCTGCAGAGGCAGGCTTCAGAGCTCCGCCAGCCATCAATGCCAGGCTGCCCTTTAACTTCTTCTTCCCGTTTGTTTGA